A stretch of Arachis hypogaea cultivar Tifrunner chromosome 15, arahy.Tifrunner.gnm2.J5K5, whole genome shotgun sequence DNA encodes these proteins:
- the LOC112748531 gene encoding LOW QUALITY PROTEIN: uncharacterized protein (The sequence of the model RefSeq protein was modified relative to this genomic sequence to represent the inferred CDS: deleted 2 bases in 1 codon; substituted 2 bases at 2 genomic stop codons) produces the protein MDDMAAYYSQPTYQYYQHPPPPPIVAVVPPPPGAAHPPAHHLHTQYVPHPQTPPPMFASYGPPIPPQSPGNEVRTLFVAGLPEDVKPREIYNLFREFPGYESSHLRNPTNSSQPFAFAVFANQQSAIMAMHALNGMVFDLEKESTLYIDLAKSNSRAKRTRIDDERAGSDKKARDHGRLQILVRSHFAHVLHSPALAGVSSIHMPGMGNSAFNTNTIGYPSAQRSSALLNHSFIMWEWLLLIHPKIAQFSNXCXSSLNWGTLSLPEEKYMHHYGMSWFHFVNSSVALAFCAISSYLFICSLSSRGNADGNTLNDGVFANLKKCSTPYIPQNSTPCATLFVANLGPSCNEQELMQVFSRYPGFLKLKMQSTYGAPVAFVDFQDVNNSSEALHNLQGTILHSSAAGEGMRLEYAKSRMGMRKKRK, from the exons ATGGACGACATGGCTGCGTACTACTCACAGCCCACTTATCAGTATTACCAGCACCCTCCTCCCCCTCCCATCGTCGCGGTGGTGCCTCCCCCGCCGGGAGCGGCTCACCCGCCGGCGCACCACCTCCACACGCAGTACGTGCCTCACCCGCAGACGCCGCCGCCAATGTTCGCCTCATACGGCCCTCCGATTCCTCCTCAATCCCCCGGCAACGAGGTTCGCACTCTCTTCGTGGCTGGTCTCCCCGAAGACGTGAAGCCCCGCGAAATCTACAATCTCTTCCGCGAGTTCCCTGGATACGAATCCTCTCACCTTCGAAACCCTACCAATTCCTCTCAG CCATTTGCTTTTGCTGTGTTCGCCAATCAGCAGTCAGCAATCATGGCAATGCATGCTCTCAAT GGGATGGTATTTGATCTTGAGAAGGAGTCAACTCTTTATATTGATCTTGCAAAATCCAACTCCAGAGCTAAGCGCACAAGGATAG ATGATGAGAGAGCTGGCTCAGATAAGAAAGCTAGGGATCATGGGCGACTTCAGATTCTGGTAAGAT CTCACTTTGCACATGTTTTGCACTCTCCGGCACTAGCAGGTGTTAGCAGCATTCACATGCCTGGAATGGGTAATTCTGCTTTCAACACGAACACGATTGGTTATCCATCTGCACAAAGGTCATCTGCACTACTTAATCACAGCTTTATTATGTGGGAGTGGTTGCTTCTTATTCACCCAAAAATAGCACAGTTTTCGAATTGA TGTTAGTCTAGCCTCAATTGGGGAACCCTGTCTCTACCGGAAGAAAAATACATGCATCACTATGGCATGTCATGGTTTCATTTTGTCaatagttctgttgcattagcaTTTTGTGCTATCTCatcttatttgtttatttgttcttTGAGTAGTCGCGGAAATGCTGATGGTAACACTCTGAATGATGGTGTATTTGCAAATCTG AAAAAGTGTTCAACTCCTTACATTCCACAAAATTCGACCCCATGTGCAACATTATTTGTGGCTAATTTAGGGCCATCTTGTAATGAACAAGAGCTCATGCAGGTGTTTTCTAG ATACCCTGGATTTTTGAAACTGAAGATGCAGAGCACATATGGGGCTCCAGTTGCATTTGTTGATTTCCAG GATGTTAATAACTCAAGTGAGGCTCTACACAATCTACAAGGCACCATTCTTCATTCCTCAGCAGCTGGCGAGGGAATGCGATTAGA ATATGCAAAATCTCGGATGGGTATGCGGAAGAAGCGGAAGTAa